The Bacteroidales bacterium genome includes the window AGATTGGCATGGTAGACCAAAAACAACAGCATCCGATCGCCCGGCGATTTGATACCTTTACAAACCAGTTCAATCTCATGGAAGGGGAGGAAAAGAATTTGCTTCTTGATCTGTTTATTATCATTCAAATAAAAAAACATCTTATCCCTGCCCAGGGTCTTTTCATAGTAAAATTTGATGGAGGCAATGGTTTGGTTAAGCTGCGTTTCCCCAAGCCCGGCAGATCTTTCCTTGAGGTAGCTGTATAGTTCCTGATAACCCAGCGAATCAATATCTTTACCCTTGTGATCTGCCAGAAATTTCTTGAAAAACGCCTTGTATATAGCTACTGTATTAGGACTTAGCCTTTTTAGTGTCATGGAGTCCATGTAGGCTTTCAAATGGGATTTGAATTCCCCGGGAACAGCAGACGCCTGGGGTAGTTTTTTTACCGCTCGTTTGCTTGGCGGTTTCTGTTCAGGCGGTGAAACGTATATCCTGGACCAGGCATAACCTGCTTTTTCAATCATCCCGGTGATCTGTTTGTACAGTTCATTGTTCCCGGGGAACATCCAGCATCGCTGTTTTTCCAGCCACACCCCCTTTTTGGTATCAGAAAAACATTTAAAAATCCTGAAAAATGAAAATCCGGCAAGCTTAGTATCTTAAAAAGTATTCCTTAATGATATAGTTTTTTTTACACGCCTTCGCTCCCTCACCCACATATATTTGCATGGGATAAGACTGCATATTCAAAAATAAGAAAAATTTATGACATGGAACAACACAAAGATTATGAAAAGAAGTTAGATGAAATCAGGGCCATTCCTGATCGGTTGGTTAAGACCCCCTATAGTATCCTGTAGATGTTTTCTTACAGCCAGGGAAAGTGAAGAAGAAACCGGTGAAGTAGCCGAGCCATAAGCCAACCCGAATTATTCAGTAATAAATTTTCTGTACGGATTAAAAAGGGGTGTTACACGGATAATTGACACCCCTTTTTTTGTTAAATCTTCGCAACCCCTCTGCAGGAGTGGCCATACCTTTGCGGAATCATCCATCCCCATGCATGAGGAGGAACATTTTCTGCAGGATGATCCTGAAACTATGCGGGAAATAGAG containing:
- a CDS encoding phage integrase N-terminal SAM-like domain-containing protein, which produces MWLEKQRCWMFPGNNELYKQITGMIEKAGYAWSRIYVSPPEQKPPSKRAVKKLPQASAVPGEFKSHLKAYMDSMTLKRLSPNTVAIYKAFFKKFLADHKGKDIDSLGYQELYSYLKERSAGLGETQLNQTIASIKFYYEKTLGRDKMFFYLNDNKQIKKQILFLPFHEIELVCKGIKSPGDRMLLFLVYHANL